The Apium graveolens cultivar Ventura chromosome 6, ASM990537v1, whole genome shotgun sequence genome contains a region encoding:
- the LOC141668521 gene encoding F-box protein SKIP14: MALNLSHRPVFTGHMSDHLSDDGRDRDIIDLLPPDPFMMDISTTITAITGWFEDLEMDYDGYGKKKSGAPKEDYGLYAGLNLILDQALRFQSFPGNMFDGKHGNAIEEREPRGALQHDGFWLVNKAEDNPSFRSGSSSAMMDACPECSGRCSDAGGTPHEALLYTLSYLGLKDLLSVERVCSSLYSMVRSDPFLWRSIHIDKPLNEKITDEILLQLSSRAQGNLQCLSLVECPRITDDGLKRVLDTNTRLTKLCVPGCTRLSIEGIVNILKDFKHRKGTSGIKHLRIGGLYGVTPELFEELKFLLGTDGQVQITGQRPHFYRRGNFYLLCDDDRAIDIEICPRCQKSRLVYDCTAEGCQAKENATDICRACTLCIPRCSYCGRCINDEYEETFCLELMCSDCSKQVPVCQEMQNRQDGLIENVVHPESSHNICLHG, from the exons ATGGCGTTGAACTTGTCGCATAGGCCTGTGTTTACGGGCCATATGTCTGATCATCTGTCAGATGATGGGAGAGATAGAGACATTATTGATCTATTGCCTCCGGATCCGTTTATGATGGATATAAGTACCACTATTACGGCCATTACAGGGTGGTTTGAGGATCTTGAAATGGATTATGATGGTTATGGCAAGAAAAAATCCGGGGCGCCCAAAGAGGATTACGGTTTATATGCTGGTTTAAATTTGATATTGGACCAGGCGCTTAGGTTCCAGTCGTTTCCTGGAAATATGTTTGATGGTAAACATGGTAATGCTATTGAGGAGAGGGAGCCGAGGGGTGCATTGCAACATGATGGTTTCTGGTTAGTGAATAAAGCCGAGGACAACCCAAGTTTTAGAAGTGGAAGTTCTAGTGCTATGATGGATGCGTGTCCCGAATGTTCAGGTCGTTGTTCTGACGCAGGTGGAACTCCTCACGAAGCTTTGCTTTATACACTTAGTTATCTGGGATTAAAAGACCTTCTTTCTGTTGAAAGAGTTTGTAGCTCTTTGTATTCTATGGTTCGAAGTGATCCCTTTTTATGGAGGAGTATACACATAGATAAGCCTTTGAATGAGAAAATTACAGATGAGATTCTTCTGCAATTATCCAGCAGGGCTCAAGGTAATCTGCAATGTTTGAGCCTGGTTGAGTGCCCTAGGATCACAGACGATGGTCTCAAACGTGTTCTTGACACTAATACGAGGTTAACAAAG CTCTGTGTTCCTGGATGCACAAGACTCAGCATAGAGGGAATCGTAAACATCTTAAAGGATTTTAAGCATAGAAAAGGTACTTCGGGAATAAAGCACTTGAGGATCGGTGGGCTTTATGGAGTAACACCTGAACTTTTTGAAGAGTTGAAGTTTTTGCTGGGAACAGATGGTCAAGTTCAGATTACTGGGCAGAGACCACATTTCTATCGTCGAGGGAACTTTTATTTGTTATGTGATGATGACCGCGCCATTGATATTGAGATATGCCCAAGGTGCCAGAAATCGAGACTTGTGTATGACTGCACAGCTGAGGGTTGTCAAGCAAAAGAAAATGCTACTGACATATGCAGGGCTTGCACATTGTGCATACCACGGTGTTCTTATTGTGGACGGTGCATCAATGATGAGTACGAAGAAACATTCTGTTTGGAGCTAATGTGTTCAGATTGCTCTAAGCAGGTCCCTGTCTGCCAAGAGATGCAGAACAGACAGGATGGTTTGATAGAGAATGTTGTTCACCCGGAGTCAAGTCACAACATTTGTCTGCATGGGTAA
- the LOC141664501 gene encoding uncharacterized protein LOC141664501: MATMVQPNIPKLTSINYGNWSIQMKVLLGSYDNWDIVESGYDKPTDAAAEAALSIAEKMILKETRKKDKKALYTIIQGVDESTFEKISNAKTAKDAWEILQKSFQGVEKVKKVRLQVLRGEFENIKMKASENIGEYVTRLKTVTNEMKRNGESLDDVRVMEKLLRSLMRKFDYVVTSIEESKDLSTISIDELVGSLQAHEQRMNQYDDTSHLEKALQSKVSIGESSSSSSSGRGRGGFRGGYRGGRGRGRQSFNRSQNTEGYRPSGRGQNFRGRGRGGFQRGDKSQFQCYNCNKFGHFSYECRSPKVEERSHFAAAKEDKDIGTAMFLTYNGNEESKKNVWYLDSGASNDMTGHKDLFTEIDETISGEVTFGDSSKIPVKGKGTITIVLKNREKKFINDVYHIPALKSNIISLGQLVEKGHYIQMQDNSLVIRNRDQELIADVEMSKNRLFTLDI; encoded by the coding sequence ATGGCGACGATGGTGCAACCAAATATTCCAAAATTGACGAGTATAAATTACGGGAACTGGAGTATTCAAATGAAGGTATTACTCGGTTCTTACGATAATTGGGATATTGTCGAAAGCGGGTATGACAAGCCCACAGATGCAGCCGCTGAAGCAGCCCTGTCAATTGCTGAGAAGATGATTTTGAAAGAGACCCggaaaaaagataaaaaggcgTTATATACAATTATTCAAGGAGTTGACGAATCAACATTTGAAAAAATTTCGAATGCAAAAACAGCAAAAGATGCGTGGGAGATTTTGCAGAAATCATTCCAAGGCGTGGAGAAAGTAAAAAAGGTGCGGCTCCAAGTTCTTCGTGGCGAGTTCGAAAATATTAAAATGAAGGCCTCAGAAAATATTGGTGAATATGTTACTCGTTTAAAAACAGTGACAAATGAGAtgaagagaaatggagaaagtcTCGATGATGTTCGGGTCATGGAAAAATTACTCCGTTCGTTGATGAGAAAATTTGATTACGTGGTTACTTCTATCGAGGAGTCAAAAGATTTGTCCACAATTTCCATTGATGAGCTAGTTGGTTCACTTCAAGCGCATGAGCAGCGgatgaaccagtatgatgatACAAGCCATTTAGAAAAGGCGTTGCAAAGTAAGGTGTCCATTGGTGAAAGTTCAAGCAGTAGCAGTTCTGGTCGTGGAAGAGGTGGCTTTAGAGGTGGCTACCGTGGTGGAAGAGGACGTGGAAGACAGTCCTTCAACAGAAGCCAGAACACTGAAGGTTATCGTCCATCTGGCCGTGGTCAGAATTTTAGAGGACGAGGACGAGGAGGATTTCAACGAGGTGACAAGTCTCAATTTCAGTGCTATAATTGCAATAAATTTGGCCATTTCAGTTATGAATGTAGATCACCGAaagtggaagaaagaagtcattttgcagcagcaaaagaagacaaagatattGGCACTGCTATGTTCCTCACTTATAATGGCAACGAGGAGAGCAAGAAaaatgtttggtatcttgactcTGGTGCAAGCAACGACATGACGGGCCATAAAGATTTATTTACGGAGATAGACGAGACCATCAGCGGAGAAGTTACGTTTGGTGATTCATCGAAAATTCCAGTCAAAGGTAAAGGTACAATTACGATTGTATTGAAGAATCGTGAGAAAAAGTTTATTAATGATGTTTACCATATACCTGCTTTGAAAAGTAACATCATCAGTCTTGGCCAACTTGTGGAGAAAGGACATTATATACAGATGCAGGATAATTCTCTTGTCATCAGGAATCGGGATCAAGAATTAATTGCAGatgtggagatgtcaaagaatcgTTTGTTTACACTTGATATATAG
- the LOC141664500 gene encoding F-box/kelch-repeat protein At3g23880-like produces the protein MSTQPVDGILPVELVMEIVMKIPARFLVGLRCVCKSWNALITDPQFVSTFFNRNNNTRENFMFLGGNMCHKYVAMFRINEQPRILYDTNTMDGRTRNSFNFSDCFKQCMVVGSINGIICLFSYWRFDTPFVVLWNPTISYWKLIFIPQHKDEDGHCVSIGMAFDSLTNDYKIIRLASLSKHSQTSRIEVYSAKHDAWSVVNSRDFQLTDQIVALMSRVSPIGQ, from the coding sequence ATGTCGACTCAGCCTGTAGATGGGATCCTGCCTGTAGAGTTGGTGATGGAAATTGTTATGAAAATTCCAGCGAGATTTTTAGTGGGCTTAAGGTGCGTTTGCAAGTCGTGGAATGCCCTCATTACTGATCCACAATTTGTATCAACCTTCTTTAATCGCAACAACAACACTCGAGAAAATTTCATGTTTCTTGGTGGGAATATGTGTCATAAGTATGTAGCTATGTTTCGCATCAATGAACAACCCCGCATCCTTTATGATACTAATACGATGGATGGTAGGACTAGGAATAGTTTTAACTTTTCTGACTGTTTTAAACAATGCATGGTTGTTGGTTCCATCAATGGCATCATCTGTCTATTTTCTTATTGGAGATTTGATACTCCTTTTGTTGTTTTATGGAACCCCACCATCAGTTACTGGAAACTAATTTTCATCCCCCAGCACAAGGATGAAGATGGTCACTGCGTATCCATTGGCATGGCTTTTGATTCACTCACTAATGATTACAAGATCATTAGGCTGGCTTCTCTAAGCAAACACTCACAAACATCTCGCATTGAAGTCTACTCTGCTAAACATGATGCTTGGTCAGTCGTAAACTCACGAGATTTTCAACTAACCGACCAAATTGTAGCCTTAATGTCAAGGGTGTCCCCTATTGGTCAATGA
- the LOC141664499 gene encoding putative F-box protein At3g21120: MTHPVNGILPEDLLMEIISKIPARFLVRLRCVCRSWNALITDNLVSELFNRSNNARKLFLFHGSVLSSAGKYVASFRLYEQPSMPYDTNPIAGPKLDPFKNLYFPDRFINCVVAGSINGIICLFCVTRSQNRFAVLWNPAINYWKLICLPLHKDEDDGYASIGLAFDSLTNDYKIIRLVSEYKIIRLVRSVNIISYIEVYSAKQDSWSVVNSQIPFLTTRPNCSLIVKGVPYWSRNYIHGYEDFQTGFIASVDPHTGSYKMIPYPQIALNKDNSVDPFNLMDSLALLIYLPGDQTFHVYALDDENSCATTWINIYSTPTPIVLKNKDIGICRCFEDALLARL, encoded by the coding sequence ATGACTCATCCTGTAAATGGGATTCTGCCAGAGGATTTACTGATggaaataatttcaaaaattccAGCGAGATTTTTAGTGCGCTTAAGGTGTGTTTGCAGGTCGTGGAATGCCCTCATTACGGATAATCTTGTATCAGAACTCTTTAATCGCAGCAATAATGCTCGAAAACTTTTCCTGTTTCATGGTTCTGTTCTGTCATCCGCTGGTAAGTATGTAGCTTCTTTTCGTCTCTATGAACAACCCAGCATGCCTTATGATACTAATCCTATAGCTGGTCCGAAACTGGATCCTTTTAAAAATCTTTACTTTCCTGACCGTTTCATAAACTGCGTCGTTGCTGGTTCCATCAATGGCATCATCTGTCTATTTTGTGTTACCAGATCACAAAATCGTTTTGCTGTTTTATGGAACCCCGCCATCAATTACTGGAAACTAATTTGCCTTCCTCTCCACAAGGATGAAGATGATGGTTACGCGTCCATTGGCTTGGCTTTTGATTCACTCACTAATGATTACAAGATCATTAGGCTTGTTAGTGAATACAAGATCATTAGGCTTGTTAGGTCTGTGAACATAATATCATACATTGAGGTCTACTCTGCTAAACAGGATTCTTGGTCAGTCGTCAACTCTCAAATTCCATTTTTAACCACCCGGCCAAATTGTAGCCTTATTGTCAAGGGTGTCCCTTATTGGTCAAGGAATTACATCCACGGTTATGAAGATTTTCAGACTGGTTTTATTGCTTCCGTAGATCCTCATACTGGCTCGTATAAGATGATTCCGTACCCACAGATTGCCCTGAATAAAGATAATAGCGTCGATCCTTTCAATTTGATGGATTCACTTGCCCTCCTAATTTATCTCCCTGGTGACCAAACTTTTCATGTATATGCACTAGATGATGAGAATAGCTGTGCTACTACCTGGATTAATATATATTCTACTCCCACCCCAATTGTTCTGAAAAATAAAGATATAGGCATATGTCGATGCTTTGAGGATGCATTGCTGGCAAGACTGTAG
- the LOC141664502 gene encoding secreted RxLR effector protein 161-like, which translates to MEECKPVSTPAEASIKLRIDSTRESVNPTLFKSLVGSLRYLTFTRPDIMYAVGLVSRYMEKPKQDHFMAAKRILRYIKGTLDHGLFYMHSQNSKLVGYSDSDYGGDLDDGKSTSGYAFHIGSAIFSWSSKKQQTVALSTCEAEYMAAAACACQAMWLGYILGELNLAKVDPVTIYVDNKSAISLTKNPVSHSRSNHINIKYHFIREQVNDKIVELVHCRTEDNLADIFTKPLKPEVFQKMKAMLGMQSRV; encoded by the coding sequence ATGGAAGAATGCAAGCCAGTGAGCACGCCAGCTGAAGCAAGTATAAAGCTCAGAATTGATTCAACAAGGGAGTCGGTAAATCCGACATTGTTCAAAAGTTTGGTTGGAAGTCTGAGGTACCTAACTTTCACTCGTCCAGATATTATGTACGCAGTTGGACTGGTTAGTAGGTACATGGAGAAGCCGAAGCAAGATCATTTCATGGCAGCTAAAAGAATTTTGAGGTACATAAAAGGTACACTTGATCATGGTCTGTTTTACATGcattctcaaaattcaaaattagttGGCTACTCAGACAGTGATTATGGCGGTGACTTGGATGACGGGAAAAGCACTTCGGGATATGCTTTTCATATCGGTTCAGCAATATTTTCATGGTCATCAAAGAAGCAACAGACAGTGGCTCTGTCAACATGTGAGGCGGAGTATATGGCAGCAGCAGCATGCGCATGTCAAGCTATGTGGCTAGGCTACATATTGGGCGAGTTAAATCTTGCAAAGGTTGATCCGGTTACTATTTACGTGGATAATAAATCTGCTATCTCACTCACGAAAAATCCAGTGTCACATAGTCGAAGCAATCACATCAACATCAAatatcatttcattcgagagcaGGTGAATGACAAAATTGTGGAGTTGGTGCACTGCAGGACAGAAGACAATTTAGCGGACATATTTACGAAGCCATTGAAGCCGGAAGTGTTTCAGAAAATGAAAGCAATGCTTGGAATGCAAAGtcgagtttga
- the LOC141667914 gene encoding putative F-box protein At1g32420: MRKRSTITHPVAGILPEELMMEIIVRIPVRFLGRLRCVCKSWNALITDPQFALELIDHNKNTQQKILFPCFSPHARNSAKPYDRNFKECIVAGSINGIVCLASLCRPGTRFVALWNPSIKYWKPIHLPDTGDCNWFESIGLAFDSLANDYKVIRLLPLLRQMTSSSSSISRVEVYSASQDSWSVVHSEIPFFTTQLKCSLIVKGVPYWSRNYHSSYCVYDNFQSNVIASFDPRTGLYKKISYPQILLNEKTSVHPFNLMDSLAILMYSPGEKPNQTFHVYALDDENSCATTWINLCSTPAPTVQLNKDLRILRCFEDPAGKTIVVGWNPHQSDFFLYDLKTDCLIESIGLDAYRTRWDESYHHVESLVYIPGMEPIPTEDG; encoded by the exons ATGAGGAAAAGATCGACTATAACTCATCCTGTAGCCGGTATTCTGCCCGAAGAGTTGATGATGGAAATAATTGTGAGGATTCCAGTGAGATTTTTAGGGCGTTTAAGGTGCGTTTGCAAGTCGTGGAATGCTCTCATTACTGATCCACAATTTGCATTAGAACTCATTGATCACAACAAAAACACTCAACAAAAGATCCTGTTTCCTTGTTTTAGTCCACACGCTCGTAATTCAGCCAAGCCTTATGATCGTAA TTTCAAAGAATGCATTGTTGCTGGTTCCATCAATGGCATTGTCTGTCTAGCCTCTTTATGTAGACCAGGTACTCGTTTTGTTGCGTTATGGAACCCCTCCATCAAATACTGGAAACCAATTCACCTCCCTGACACGGGTGACTGTAATTGGTTTGAATCCATTGGCTTAGCTTTTGATTCACTCGCTAATGATTACAAGGTTATTAGGCTTCTTCCCCTGCTTAGACAGATGACTAGCTCATCATCGTCCATATCTCGCGTTGAGGTTTACTCTGCTAGCCAGGATTCTTGGTCAGTCGTCCACTCTGAAATTCCATTTTTTACCACTCAACTAAAGTGTAGCCTTATTGTCAAGGGTGTCCCCTATTGGTCAAGGAACTACCACAGCAGTTATTGTGTTTATGACAACTTTCAGAGTAATGTTATTGCTTCATTTGATCCTCGTACCGGATTGTATAAGAAGATTTCGTATCCACAGATTCTCCTGAATGAAAAAACTAGCGTCCATCCTTTCAATTTGATGGATTCACTCGCCATCCTAATGTATTCCCCCGGTGAGAAGCCAAACCAAACTTTTCATGTGTATGCACTAGATGATGAAAATAGTTGTGCTACTACCTGGATTAATCTATGTTCTACTCCAGCCCCAACTGTTCAGCTAAATAAAGATCTTCGCATACTTAGGTGCTTTGAGGATCCAGCTGGAAAGACTATAGTTGTGGGGTGGAACCCTCATCAGAGTGATTTTTTCCTGTATGACCTCAAAACTGATTGTCTCATTGAGAGCATCGGACTGGATGCTTATCGGACAAGGTGGGATGAATCATATCATCATGTCGAGAGCCTAGTTTATATTCCAGGAATGGAACCGATCCCAACTGAGGATGGTTAA